One Psychromonas sp. psych-6C06 DNA window includes the following coding sequences:
- a CDS encoding DUF3299 domain-containing protein translates to MKPLFLLCLSLCFASTLQAAEPIKISWQDLRGKIAPYEDPFIDLSNDQLYHLSISARITELQKKAPEKVTPEMLDAAESAKAALIAEKLDIDYLLAQRLILMEKRQQAAVATNPTLADKQIEMPGYMLAIEFDGELVSEFLLVPVVGACSHKPVPPANQIVFVKTKTPVKAGSPYMPIVVTGQLRLKPQAKDLYLVDGSKRIEMAYSIEDATIEPF, encoded by the coding sequence ATGAAGCCCCTCTTCTTGCTATGCTTGTCACTCTGTTTTGCTTCAACGCTCCAAGCAGCTGAACCGATAAAAATAAGCTGGCAAGATTTGAGGGGGAAAATTGCTCCCTACGAAGATCCTTTTATAGATCTCAGTAACGATCAACTTTATCACCTATCGATTTCAGCACGCATCACTGAGCTACAAAAAAAAGCCCCCGAAAAAGTGACCCCTGAAATGCTTGATGCAGCTGAAAGTGCAAAAGCAGCACTGATCGCAGAAAAGCTAGATATTGATTACCTACTTGCACAACGGCTTATTTTAATGGAAAAACGCCAGCAAGCGGCGGTAGCTACCAATCCGACACTAGCCGATAAACAGATAGAAATGCCCGGTTATATGCTCGCCATTGAATTTGATGGTGAGCTTGTTTCAGAATTTCTTTTAGTGCCCGTTGTTGGCGCTTGCTCACACAAGCCCGTTCCTCCAGCCAATCAAATCGTCTTCGTTAAAACTAAAACTCCCGTTAAAGCTGGCTCACCTTATATGCCAATTGTTGTTACCGGACAATTACGACTTAAGCCACAAGCAAAGGATCTATATTTAGTTGATGGCAGTAAACGCATCGAGATGGCATATAGTATCGAAGATGCAACTATAGAGCCTTTTTAG
- a CDS encoding ATP-binding protein, with the protein MEDTIRKIIKGVSNTFGHDFLDQISLIMAEIVEADYLFVARLDEKNKVSHTLSLVHQGEHLPNISYDLAGTPCAKVIEDTICCYPRDVSQVFPDDQLLIDMNIKAYIGTPLKNAQGGVFGLIVALYESPIDNQSETTTLFELFSGRIAAEVVRMEFEHQLRSLNERLELKVKKRTKSLEDTLSRLEHAKTKLVESEKMAALGNLVAGVAHEVNTPLGIAITSHSIIEDQHKKLSKKIEQNSLTVSDMQSYLKDVHSSLDLQFHNLERARHLLDNFKRTATDQHIVECEQINLKQYYQRVVDTLHSVLKTKNVDVALTIPDALTVNTLPGIHAQIITNLINNSLMHGFSNKNNNKITLIISQKENDLYEVNYQDNGLGVSKEKHKKIFEPFYTTARKSGGSGLGLSIVYNLITHKLNGNINVIDCEKGFHLHWTFRPQKGL; encoded by the coding sequence ATGGAAGATACTATTCGAAAGATAATTAAAGGGGTTTCAAATACCTTTGGCCATGACTTTCTTGATCAAATCTCATTAATTATGGCGGAGATAGTTGAAGCAGATTATCTTTTTGTTGCACGTCTTGACGAAAAAAATAAAGTATCTCACACCCTCTCTTTAGTTCATCAAGGTGAACACTTACCCAATATTAGCTATGACTTAGCGGGCACGCCTTGCGCAAAAGTTATTGAAGATACAATATGTTGCTATCCACGCGATGTTAGTCAGGTTTTCCCAGATGATCAATTACTCATCGATATGAACATTAAAGCCTACATCGGCACTCCACTCAAAAATGCACAGGGTGGTGTATTTGGGTTGATTGTTGCCCTCTATGAATCACCGATTGATAACCAAAGTGAAACCACCACATTATTTGAGCTGTTTTCTGGGCGTATTGCCGCAGAGGTCGTTAGAATGGAGTTTGAGCACCAACTGCGTAGCCTAAATGAACGACTTGAGCTTAAAGTCAAAAAGCGCACCAAATCACTCGAAGATACCTTAAGTCGATTGGAGCATGCCAAAACCAAATTAGTTGAATCTGAAAAAATGGCAGCCTTAGGAAACTTAGTTGCCGGTGTTGCTCATGAGGTTAATACCCCACTAGGCATTGCCATCACATCACATTCGATCATAGAAGATCAACATAAGAAGCTCAGTAAAAAAATAGAACAAAACAGCCTTACTGTTTCTGATATGCAATCTTATTTAAAAGATGTTCATAGTTCGCTTGATTTACAATTTCATAATCTTGAACGCGCACGACACCTACTCGATAACTTTAAACGTACCGCCACCGATCAACACATTGTCGAGTGTGAACAGATCAACCTTAAACAATATTATCAACGAGTGGTTGATACCTTACACTCTGTATTAAAAACTAAAAACGTAGATGTTGCTTTAACGATACCTGACGCGCTCACTGTCAATACATTACCGGGGATCCATGCTCAAATTATTACTAACCTAATTAACAACAGCCTAATGCATGGATTTAGTAATAAGAACAACAATAAAATAACGCTGATTATTAGCCAAAAGGAAAATGATCTTTATGAGGTTAACTATCAGGATAATGGGCTAGGAGTGAGTAAAGAAAAACATAAAAAGATATTCGAGCCTTTCTACACTACAGCAAGAAAGTCGGGAGGAAGTGGCCTAGGACTATCGATTGTTTATAACCTTATTACGCATAAACTAAACGGTAATATAAACGTCATTGATTGCGAAAAAGGATTTCATCTCCATTGGACTTTTAGACCTCAAAAAGGACTTTGA
- a CDS encoding DUF924 family protein, with the protein MYEEIIDFWFIELKPMQWWQKDELLDAMIKTRFGKLHQKAKAGELSDWRTTALGSLAEIIILDQFSRNIYRDQADSFSCDPMALALAQFAIAKGFDKALPAKQRIFIYMPFMHSESELIHREAVKLFEDVGNENNLDFEHKHKAIIDRFGRYPHRNKILGRQSTQEEITFLALPNSSF; encoded by the coding sequence ATGTACGAAGAAATTATCGACTTTTGGTTTATTGAACTTAAACCTATGCAATGGTGGCAAAAGGATGAGCTACTTGACGCTATGATCAAAACACGTTTTGGAAAACTACATCAGAAAGCTAAGGCGGGGGAGCTTTCTGATTGGCGTACAACGGCGTTAGGTAGTTTGGCAGAGATCATTATATTAGATCAGTTCTCGCGTAATATTTATCGTGATCAGGCCGATTCATTTTCCTGCGACCCGATGGCGTTAGCCTTGGCTCAGTTTGCGATTGCAAAAGGTTTTGATAAAGCATTGCCTGCTAAACAACGTATTTTTATCTATATGCCGTTTATGCACAGTGAATCTGAGCTTATTCATCGTGAAGCGGTTAAGTTGTTTGAGGATGTTGGTAATGAAAATAACCTAGACTTTGAGCATAAACATAAAGCGATTATCGATAGGTTTGGTCGTTATCCGCATCGAAATAAAATATTAGGTCGTCAATCAACGCAAGAAGAGATAACTTTTCTTGCACTGCCTAACTCTAGCTTCTGA
- a CDS encoding DJ-1/PfpI family protein, translated as MNIGIYIYENAEVLDFSGPFEVLSTAKRLASNDWSIALIAESDQPVKARGGFWVTPDYCFDNHPLLDLLIVVGGVHTEEVKKANVIKWIANCSATTTKTVSVCTGAFLLAEAGLLDGVSVTTHWEDIADLRSGYPQLKVRENKRWVCDGKYITSGGISAGIDMSLHLLSDLSSMALAEQTAKQMEYNWNKNS; from the coding sequence ATGAATATTGGTATCTATATTTATGAAAATGCCGAGGTGCTTGATTTTTCAGGTCCTTTTGAAGTGCTAAGTACTGCCAAGCGGTTAGCTAGTAATGATTGGAGCATTGCTTTAATTGCTGAGTCTGATCAGCCCGTTAAAGCACGTGGTGGCTTTTGGGTGACACCCGATTATTGTTTTGATAATCATCCTTTGTTAGATCTATTAATTGTTGTTGGTGGTGTGCATACGGAAGAAGTTAAAAAGGCCAATGTCATTAAATGGATTGCTAATTGCAGTGCAACAACGACAAAAACCGTCTCGGTATGTACCGGTGCATTTTTATTGGCCGAAGCAGGGTTGCTTGATGGTGTTTCTGTTACTACACATTGGGAAGATATCGCTGATTTAAGATCAGGTTATCCTCAGCTAAAAGTACGTGAAAATAAACGCTGGGTGTGTGATGGGAAATATATTACTTCGGGCGGAATATCGGCAGGTATCGACATGAGTTTACATTTGTTATCTGATTTGAGCTCGATGGCTCTCGCTGAACAAACAGCTAAGCAGATGGAATATAATTGGAACAAAAATAGTTAA
- a CDS encoding GNAT family N-acetyltransferase, whose translation MDIKTITWQETMPLRHQVLWPNKPLEFCKIDDDELGLHFGAFIDDKLICVASVYLHDKCARLRKFATDPHFQHQGIGSKILAFIIDFLKTTDTSTFWCDARESALGFYARFGMQQCSERFYKSEVPYLKLSLAL comes from the coding sequence ATGGATATTAAAACAATTACTTGGCAAGAGACGATGCCACTTCGCCATCAAGTGTTATGGCCGAATAAACCTCTTGAGTTTTGTAAAATAGACGATGATGAATTAGGCCTTCATTTTGGTGCTTTTATCGATGATAAATTGATCTGTGTTGCCTCGGTTTATTTGCATGATAAGTGTGCGCGATTAAGAAAATTTGCAACTGATCCCCATTTTCAGCATCAAGGGATCGGATCGAAAATATTGGCATTTATTATCGATTTTTTAAAAACTACCGATACAAGCACTTTCTGGTGTGATGCGAGAGAGTCTGCTTTAGGGTTCTATGCGCGCTTTGGTATGCAACAATGTAGTGAGCGTTTTTATAAGTCAGAAGTGCCTTATTTAAAGCTCTCCTTAGCGCTGTAA
- a CDS encoding rod shape-determining protein, with protein sequence MFNKLFKENVLYVQIWQKRIIITHQSRGTIFDEPALIAYRTNVKGHEVIACIGGQVNRLTSAQNIKLLRPFEHPRILIADFPVAEQLLKYAIDKSTKGRFATASPLIIIHPMEKLEGGITQVEQRAFEELALGAGARDCLVHQGTPLILSDFDFTLAKEKTLSKESSLANGLLSYGVIIVFALAVFSPIIYDLLFKRLLQ encoded by the coding sequence GTGTTCAATAAGCTATTCAAGGAAAATGTTCTGTATGTTCAAATATGGCAGAAACGCATAATAATAACGCATCAATCGCGCGGTACAATATTTGATGAGCCTGCTTTAATCGCATACAGGACTAATGTAAAAGGGCATGAGGTAATTGCTTGTATCGGGGGGCAGGTTAATCGCCTTACCTCAGCCCAGAACATTAAATTGTTGAGGCCTTTTGAGCACCCTCGAATATTGATCGCTGACTTTCCTGTGGCAGAACAACTCTTAAAATATGCCATTGATAAATCTACTAAAGGGAGATTTGCAACGGCATCACCATTAATCATTATCCACCCAATGGAAAAATTAGAGGGGGGAATCACTCAGGTTGAACAAAGGGCGTTTGAAGAGTTGGCGCTTGGTGCTGGGGCCCGCGATTGTTTAGTGCATCAAGGGACACCACTGATACTTTCTGACTTTGACTTCACGCTAGCGAAAGAAAAAACATTATCTAAAGAGAGTTCGTTGGCTAATGGGCTATTGAGTTATGGTGTGATTATTGTTTTTGCTTTAGCTGTTTTTTCACCCATTATTTATGATTTGTTATTTAAAAGGCTTTTACAGTAA
- a CDS encoding carboxymuconolactone decarboxylase family protein, with product MLTSKQQEKYDAFYTSTHENEFLNAKTEVLVGLAAAIAMNCKPCTHYYLRQAKKVGISKGEISEVIAKVMAVAAGQKKLQASEVLREHKIDLDSFE from the coding sequence ATGCTTACTTCAAAGCAACAAGAGAAATATGACGCGTTCTATACCTCAACGCATGAGAATGAGTTTCTGAATGCTAAAACAGAGGTGCTGGTGGGGTTAGCTGCTGCCATTGCGATGAACTGCAAACCTTGTACTCATTATTATTTACGTCAAGCGAAGAAAGTGGGGATTAGTAAAGGTGAGATATCAGAAGTGATTGCCAAAGTGATGGCGGTTGCTGCAGGACAGAAAAAACTGCAAGCCAGTGAGGTGCTTCGGGAGCATAAAATTGATTTAGATAGTTTCGAGTAA
- a CDS encoding transporter substrate-binding domain-containing protein has product MKLIWTLTLFIFSSVIFAKDIVLSTHNLYPYGSYPDDQPIKKSASKNFTGIAVDRVRCAFSHMNESLHILVVPWTRAQYLAEGDAVDGFFAGSQNSYRDAYAKKSDIIAEQKWKWYWLKNNPQNPQDMSQLARIGSFRGSNMSKWLEANKYPIYSRPKTTEQLLLQLKSQRIDLFIANNLVAEKLLKKYNMSEQVDSAIIKDKPLHLYITNRSLIDNPTLLKRFNKGLALCYQEQG; this is encoded by the coding sequence ATGAAGCTAATTTGGACTTTAACTCTTTTTATTTTTTCGTCGGTTATTTTCGCAAAAGATATTGTATTAAGTACCCATAATCTTTATCCCTATGGAAGTTATCCAGATGATCAGCCTATTAAAAAATCTGCATCTAAGAACTTTACAGGTATTGCAGTCGATCGCGTACGCTGTGCGTTTTCACACATGAATGAATCCCTACACATTTTAGTCGTTCCATGGACTCGGGCACAATATTTAGCAGAAGGTGATGCTGTAGACGGTTTTTTTGCCGGTTCTCAAAATAGTTATCGTGATGCTTACGCTAAAAAAAGCGATATTATTGCAGAGCAAAAGTGGAAATGGTATTGGCTTAAAAACAATCCGCAAAACCCTCAGGATATGTCTCAACTGGCACGAATAGGTAGCTTTAGAGGCTCTAATATGTCGAAATGGTTAGAAGCCAACAAGTACCCTATTTATAGTCGCCCGAAAACCACTGAACAACTTCTTTTACAGTTAAAAAGTCAACGTATCGATCTCTTTATTGCCAATAACCTCGTCGCCGAGAAATTACTAAAAAAATATAATATGTCCGAGCAAGTAGACTCTGCGATTATTAAGGATAAACCCTTACATTTATATATTACAAACCGCTCATTAATTGATAACCCGACCTTACTTAAACGCTTTAATAAGGGTTTAGCATTGTGTTATCAAGAGCAAGGGTAG
- a CDS encoding PhoH family protein produces the protein MGNEDRKFFILDTNILLHDPLAIYAFKEHNVVIPMTVLEELDRIKDRQKEVSRDARIVIRSLEDIFKDASPEAISQGVPLYTDNTEKSGRIAIFTDHHQPISQEFFTEDEPDNRIINSALYLQQVKERTQVILVTKDINMRLKAKGAGLHYVEDYRKDQLIDDIQLLSKGFRCLNGSFWDQVEDCESDTQGRDTFHHLDANLIEGTYCNEYILDETKQFAAKVISEQAGVLRLQDLGRDKLMSCSAWGVQPKNIYQAMAIDALLDPDIELVILTGPAGCGKTLLAMATALELVIEQGIYDKVIVTRNTPEIAESIGFLPGTEEDKMMPWLAAITDTLEVLHKNDECPNGSLDYIMEKANIQFKSVNFMRGRSIQNSFVLLDECQNLTASQLKTIITRCGEGTKIVCSGNLAQIDSNYLTPVTSGLTYIVERFKAFEGSANVYLNGVVRSRLASFAEENL, from the coding sequence ATGGGAAATGAAGATCGTAAGTTTTTTATTCTAGATACAAATATATTGCTACATGATCCTCTCGCCATTTACGCCTTTAAAGAGCATAACGTGGTTATTCCAATGACAGTTTTAGAAGAGTTAGACCGTATCAAAGACAGGCAAAAAGAAGTCAGTCGAGATGCTCGAATTGTGATTCGTTCTCTAGAAGATATTTTCAAAGATGCTTCTCCAGAGGCTATTTCGCAAGGAGTTCCTTTATATACAGATAATACTGAGAAGTCTGGCCGAATTGCTATTTTTACTGATCATCATCAGCCGATAAGCCAAGAGTTTTTTACCGAAGACGAGCCGGATAATCGCATTATTAATTCGGCTTTATATTTACAACAAGTTAAAGAGCGCACACAAGTAATACTGGTGACAAAAGACATCAATATGCGTTTGAAAGCTAAAGGGGCTGGTCTGCATTATGTCGAAGATTACCGCAAAGACCAGCTTATCGACGACATTCAACTATTGTCGAAAGGTTTTCGCTGTTTAAATGGGAGTTTTTGGGACCAAGTAGAAGATTGTGAAAGTGATACTCAAGGTCGAGATACCTTTCATCACTTGGATGCAAACTTAATTGAAGGGACTTATTGTAATGAATATATCTTGGATGAGACTAAGCAGTTTGCGGCTAAAGTCATCTCAGAACAAGCCGGAGTACTTCGGTTACAGGATTTAGGGCGAGATAAATTAATGTCTTGCAGTGCTTGGGGAGTACAACCTAAGAACATTTACCAAGCGATGGCAATTGATGCACTGCTTGATCCCGACATTGAATTAGTTATTCTGACCGGGCCTGCTGGATGTGGGAAAACGTTATTGGCCATGGCGACTGCGCTTGAGTTAGTGATTGAACAGGGTATTTATGACAAAGTGATTGTTACTAGAAATACGCCTGAAATCGCTGAATCAATTGGTTTTTTACCAGGCACTGAAGAAGATAAGATGATGCCTTGGTTGGCGGCGATTACCGATACATTGGAAGTCTTGCATAAAAATGATGAGTGTCCGAATGGATCATTGGATTACATTATGGAAAAAGCCAACATTCAATTTAAATCGGTTAATTTTATGCGTGGACGTAGCATCCAAAACTCATTTGTATTGTTAGATGAGTGCCAGAATTTAACAGCATCACAGCTAAAAACGATCATTACTCGATGTGGGGAGGGAACTAAAATTGTATGTTCTGGCAATTTAGCGCAAATAGACAGTAATTACTTAACTCCTGTCACCTCAGGTTTAACTTATATTGTCGAGCGTTTTAAGGCTTTTGAAGGCAGTGCAAATGTTTACCTTAATGGTGTTGTAAGAAGTCGCTTAGCTTCATTTGCAGAAGAGAATTTATAA
- a CDS encoding site-specific integrase, with product MRDGNRISKSFKIKKEAEKFRALLLVDNDFAHSLTNHTLTSLAFSDAAKQFLDQGVGKDPSKQQRLLHWVSVFADKPVGKVTRQQIKAELKLLSLDKAPATLNRYKSSIGSLYSFLLHEFDVDYNPVKGIKQYTENNAHTRFLSSEELHRLFQAVKKSNWEQLYLLVLMVVTTGARRTEITSLTWGDINFKTKTAYLPKTKNGEQRILTLTSDVVTELIKYTKIGGFVFPHPNDQKRYFKNFDIHWQWGFK from the coding sequence ATGCGCGATGGCAATCGAATATCTAAATCTTTCAAAATAAAAAAAGAAGCTGAAAAATTCCGAGCTTTACTGCTGGTGGATAATGATTTTGCGCATTCTTTAACTAATCATACGTTAACTTCCTTAGCTTTTTCTGATGCTGCAAAGCAGTTTTTAGATCAAGGTGTTGGTAAAGATCCAAGTAAGCAACAGCGATTGTTACATTGGGTGTCTGTCTTTGCAGATAAACCCGTCGGCAAAGTAACTCGTCAGCAAATTAAAGCTGAACTGAAGTTGTTATCGTTGGATAAAGCCCCTGCGACCTTAAACCGCTATAAATCATCAATTGGCTCCCTATATAGCTTCTTACTTCATGAATTCGACGTTGATTACAATCCTGTCAAAGGCATCAAGCAATATACAGAAAATAATGCTCACACTCGTTTTTTGAGCAGTGAGGAGTTACATCGTTTATTTCAAGCAGTAAAGAAATCCAATTGGGAACAATTGTATTTATTAGTTTTGATGGTTGTGACTACAGGTGCAAGGCGTACTGAAATAACTTCACTTACATGGGGGGATATTAATTTTAAAACAAAAACTGCATATCTCCCTAAAACCAAGAATGGTGAGCAACGTATATTAACTCTTACCAGTGATGTTGTTACTGAATTAATTAAATATACGAAAATTGGTGGCTTCGTTTTTCCACATCCCAATGACCAGAAAAGATATTTTAAGAATTTTGATATTCACTGGCAGTGGGGCTTTAAATGA
- a CDS encoding RDD family protein — MAKRNQKKVSKLTIQEQYQSCPRANLFKRLGAYIYDLFALAAVLMFSVIFALLVVIIFNNMGLINLDAYKDIADYLSQSSAFAVYLAMVIIGFYAYFWTKGGQTIGMKAWRLRVQNSDGSNISFTQALIRLATSAFGLGNIMALLKNRNAFQDLWAECEVIVLTKELSSWKGFKGMGFMDEDKK; from the coding sequence ATGGCTAAGCGTAATCAGAAAAAAGTATCAAAACTTACTATTCAAGAGCAATATCAAAGTTGTCCTCGTGCGAACCTATTTAAACGATTAGGTGCCTATATCTATGATTTATTTGCATTAGCAGCGGTACTGATGTTCTCTGTTATTTTTGCACTATTAGTGGTAATTATATTTAATAATATGGGCTTAATTAATCTTGATGCCTATAAAGATATTGCAGACTATTTATCACAGAGTTCCGCATTTGCAGTGTATTTAGCAATGGTGATTATTGGTTTTTATGCATATTTTTGGACCAAAGGTGGACAAACTATTGGTATGAAAGCATGGCGTTTACGAGTTCAAAATAGTGATGGTAGTAACATCAGTTTTACGCAAGCGTTAATTCGACTAGCGACTTCCGCTTTTGGATTAGGGAATATTATGGCTCTTTTAAAAAACCGCAATGCATTTCAAGATTTATGGGCCGAGTGCGAAGTGATTGTGCTAACCAAAGAGCTAAGCTCATGGAAAGGGTTTAAAGGTATGGGATTTATGGACGAAGATAAGAAATAA
- the lptG gene encoding LPS export ABC transporter permease LptG, whose protein sequence is MMGIIDRYIGKTIFASTFLSLFVLIGLSSIIKFVEQMKNVGQGTYDVWSAGYFVLLKMPVEIAVFFPMAALIGALIGLGSLASSSELVVMQAAGLSKLRIAGAVLKTAIPMVLAVMVLGEFVAPVTDKEAYSMRDQARSGQQKVSNKYGVWVKDGDAFVSIGRMNSQAQLFDVQLYFFDKQMQLERALLARKAVYQENSWLLTNISSTEFSEEKTSVSVQNEYIWKTELTPKKLEVVLSDPDKMSMRDVYNYITYLETNEQDANRYWLTFWRKAVLPFTIVVMMLLSVSFIFGGLRTVTMGTRLIFGIASGFTFHVSGELFGPASLVFGLPPALGALLPSLLVLLVAMYLLKKQS, encoded by the coding sequence ATGATGGGAATTATCGATCGTTATATTGGTAAAACAATTTTTGCATCTACATTTTTAAGCCTGTTTGTGTTGATCGGCTTAAGTAGCATTATTAAATTTGTAGAGCAGATGAAGAATGTCGGACAGGGAACCTATGATGTATGGAGCGCAGGATATTTTGTGTTACTTAAAATGCCCGTTGAAATTGCTGTCTTTTTTCCGATGGCAGCGCTTATTGGTGCACTTATTGGTTTAGGAAGTTTAGCGAGCAGTAGTGAGTTAGTGGTAATGCAGGCCGCTGGTTTATCTAAATTGCGTATTGCTGGTGCGGTATTAAAAACCGCAATTCCGATGGTGCTAGCAGTAATGGTCTTAGGAGAGTTTGTAGCCCCAGTGACTGATAAAGAAGCCTACTCGATGCGTGACCAAGCAAGAAGTGGTCAGCAAAAAGTCAGCAATAAATACGGTGTTTGGGTTAAAGATGGTGATGCTTTTGTCAGTATCGGACGGATGAATAGTCAGGCGCAGCTGTTTGATGTGCAGTTGTACTTCTTTGATAAGCAGATGCAACTTGAGCGAGCGCTATTAGCAAGAAAAGCGGTTTATCAAGAAAACTCATGGTTACTAACCAATATTAGTAGTACCGAGTTTAGTGAAGAAAAAACGTCTGTTTCTGTACAAAATGAATACATCTGGAAAACGGAGTTAACGCCTAAAAAACTTGAAGTGGTGCTTAGCGACCCAGATAAAATGTCGATGCGTGATGTATATAATTATATCACCTACCTTGAGACTAATGAGCAAGATGCCAACCGTTACTGGCTTACTTTTTGGCGTAAAGCGGTACTACCTTTCACGATCGTAGTGATGATGCTGCTATCGGTGTCATTTATTTTTGGCGGGTTACGTACGGTGACCATGGGGACGCGTTTAATATTTGGTATAGCCAGTGGCTTTACTTTCCACGTTTCAGGTGAACTGTTTGGCCCAGCGAGCCTAGTCTTTGGGTTGCCACCTGCATTAGGTGCTCTGTTACCGAGTCTACTGGTGCTGTTGGTTGCTATGTATCTGCTGAAAAAACAAAGCTAA
- the lptF gene encoding LPS export ABC transporter permease LptF, with protein MILLRYLMLETFKSQVGILFVLLLIFVSQKFIAILAKAINGVIPPDLVLTLLYLNLPTLGTLMLPISFYLAVLFAHGRLHGESEMVAMTSCGYSPNNVLKATLLLSLFTFAFAAFNSLYLAPMAEDKMVSVIEEAESDAGAATLIEGRFHTTSDKGGVVYVEKFMQGQKLERVFAAHWPKEEGRAPSVLTSLQGVVENKQDGTWLTLMDGQRYAGIIGQPNFDNSEFDRFEVHIANREVTEKKRGVEALSTEQLFAVDNPNYQAELHWRFAIPISILMITFMAVPMAKVNPRQGRYAKLLPALALYLTFFLLLSTSRSLIEDGSLPATSIWGVLFIFLGAGIVLHMQALGKFSGAKKIKNKLKVSA; from the coding sequence GTGATACTTCTTCGTTACCTCATGCTAGAAACATTTAAAAGCCAAGTGGGTATTCTATTTGTTCTGTTGCTTATTTTTGTAAGCCAAAAATTTATTGCCATTCTCGCCAAAGCGATTAACGGTGTTATTCCCCCTGATCTTGTTTTAACACTGCTGTACCTTAATTTACCAACGTTAGGCACGTTAATGTTGCCAATCAGTTTCTACTTGGCGGTCCTTTTCGCGCATGGTCGATTACATGGCGAGAGTGAAATGGTCGCAATGACCTCGTGTGGCTACAGTCCGAATAATGTTTTAAAAGCGACACTGTTGTTATCTCTTTTTACTTTTGCTTTTGCTGCTTTTAATAGTTTATATCTTGCGCCGATGGCGGAAGATAAAATGGTTAGCGTTATTGAAGAGGCGGAATCTGATGCTGGCGCCGCAACTTTAATTGAAGGGCGCTTTCATACAACATCAGACAAAGGGGGCGTGGTATACGTTGAAAAATTTATGCAAGGGCAAAAATTAGAGCGGGTGTTTGCCGCACATTGGCCTAAAGAGGAGGGAAGAGCCCCTTCTGTATTGACCTCTTTACAAGGGGTCGTAGAAAATAAACAGGACGGTACTTGGTTAACTCTAATGGATGGACAACGCTATGCTGGTATTATCGGCCAACCAAACTTCGACAATAGTGAATTTGATCGTTTTGAGGTGCATATTGCTAATCGTGAAGTAACAGAAAAAAAGCGTGGCGTTGAAGCATTATCGACAGAACAACTTTTTGCAGTGGATAACCCGAATTATCAAGCTGAGCTTCATTGGCGCTTTGCAATTCCGATATCAATATTAATGATTACCTTTATGGCGGTCCCAATGGCAAAAGTAAACCCACGACAAGGTCGTTATGCTAAGTTGTTACCGGCACTGGCGTTATATTTAACCTTCTTTTTATTGTTGAGTACCTCGCGAAGTTTAATAGAAGATGGCTCATTGCCTGCAACGTCGATTTGGGGGGTGTTATTTATCTTCTTAGGCGCGGGTATAGTGCTTCATATGCAGGCGCTGGGTAAATTTTCTGGGGCAAAAAAAATCAAGAATAAGTTAAAGGTTAGCGCATAA